A genome region from Bifidobacterium coryneforme includes the following:
- a CDS encoding LacI family DNA-binding transcriptional regulator has translation MRDKPMTIRDIAKEAGVSRATVSRFLNGGHWVSEESANRIQEVIDRTDYVANERARSLATGRSNSVAFLLGEPQELLFADPNFSTLLRSIADELGRKGMSLIMMTTDNENENRRNLKYLRGGHVDGVLLVAWHLGVRKGLIHSLHAMEMPVVVAEYPSVDSDSTSYVHVDDYRGAIHATRYLAERGAGSIGMIAGPEGPSGTLARVRGYRDVVKDMTGEPAWIEHGDYSKDSGHDAALRLLDRAPDLDGIFASSDLMAVGAMQALRERGKSVPGDVQVIGFDDQPLAQISEPPLTTMRQPFAEIGKRMVDQLLVLLEGGLPVGTTLPLELIVRQTTR, from the coding sequence ATGCGGGACAAGCCGATGACCATCAGGGATATCGCGAAGGAGGCCGGGGTCTCCAGGGCGACGGTATCGCGCTTCCTCAATGGGGGGCACTGGGTCAGCGAAGAGTCGGCCAATCGTATCCAGGAAGTCATCGACCGTACCGACTACGTGGCCAACGAGCGGGCCCGATCCCTGGCCACGGGACGTTCCAATTCAGTGGCCTTCCTGCTTGGGGAGCCCCAGGAGCTTCTCTTCGCGGATCCGAACTTCTCCACCCTGCTCAGGTCCATTGCCGATGAGCTGGGCCGCAAGGGCATGTCGCTGATCATGATGACGACCGACAATGAAAACGAGAACAGGCGCAACCTGAAATACCTGCGTGGCGGGCACGTCGACGGGGTGCTTCTCGTTGCCTGGCATCTCGGCGTGCGCAAGGGGCTGATCCACTCCCTGCACGCCATGGAGATGCCGGTGGTCGTTGCCGAATACCCCAGTGTCGACAGTGACTCCACCAGTTATGTGCACGTGGACGACTACCGTGGCGCCATCCACGCCACCCGGTACCTGGCTGAACGTGGTGCAGGGTCCATAGGCATGATTGCCGGCCCCGAGGGTCCATCAGGCACCCTGGCCCGTGTACGCGGATACCGCGATGTGGTCAAGGACATGACGGGGGAGCCGGCCTGGATAGAGCACGGCGATTACTCCAAGGACAGCGGGCATGACGCCGCCCTGCGTCTTCTTGACCGCGCTCCGGACCTGGATGGGATTTTCGCCTCGTCGGATCTGATGGCTGTCGGTGCCATGCAGGCCTTGAGGGAGCGAGGCAAGAGCGTGCCGGGCGATGTGCAGGTGATTGGATTCGATGATCAGCCCCTGGCCCAGATATCCGAACCGCCCCTGACCACTATGCGCCAGCCTTTCGCCGAAATCGGCAAGCGTATGGTCGATCAGCTGCTCGTTCTTCTTGAGGGCGGTCTTCCGGTAGGCACCACCCTTCCCCTTGAGTTGATTGTTCG